CATCATCCAGCAGGACAGCGTATGCCCCGTAGTTCCCGTCGGTTTGTGAATGCCACAGAGCAATGCCACCCACGTCGTAGATCACTAAGTTGCCGTCGTCTTGCATATTTACGACGGCGCCTGGATGACCGTCTGTGCCCGTCGCCCACATGGGGCTCCATACGTCGCTTCGATAGACCACCGGGTTTCCGTCATCCTGCATTACTAGTGAGAACGGCTCTATATCGGAATCGAGCTTTTGGCCTGGGTTAAGCGATTGCCCTGGGTTGAGTCGCTGCATGTCGAATCCCTTTCCTGACAGCGCATGGAAAGCCCCCAAATGGTGGTGCGCGGCGCCGTCTTGAAGTACTTGTAGCTGGCGAATGAGCGCGGATAGGGTCACCGTACTCCTGGCATCTTGCTGCCTACAAGAGGAATTTCGTCGGCTTAATCTGGGCTGGCACAGTAAGCTGCCCGAGGTGAAATTCAACGGGCAGCGGGCTCGGTATCGCCGTACACATTGCGGGTATGAAGAACCGTAAAAAACTGGATATGCGGACAATCGTCGACGAAGCCATCTCCAACTACCTGGATGACCGGAAACTGACCGGCGCTGCCGCCTTTGAGAAACAGTCGCCCGAGGAACTGATCCGACTGCGGCACGTCTTCTTCCCCGTGATCTGGAGTGCCCTGCCCTCGATCCTGACGCAGATGAACGCCAAGGTGATCACTGCGGAGGAGACCGAGGAGGAGATCCTCGCCGGCTTCGAGGTCCCCGACGCCCTTGAGGGACTGGTCCGATGAGGCGCACCCTCCTCGAAAACGGCATCGCCAAAGCCCAGGACGGTTTCACCGTCATCGTGCGGGGACTGGGCGAGGACAGGGACGCCGGTGTTGCATCAGTGGCCACCGCGGCGCGGTCCAGCTTTGCATTGAGGGCCCGGGCGGGTTTGTTCTGAACCTGGAACTGCCTGGCTCGGAGGCTGAGAACCTCGTGAGGCCCCTCGTTGCTGGAGCCGTCGAACACGAGACGGAGGCTGATGTCGCCCGCCGCTACCTGCGGGATCATTCGCAGACCATGTACCCGTACCAGGCTGAGAGCTTGAAGAAGCAGGCCGGGATGGAGTACGACCAGGCCATCCTGGATGAGGCCCTGAAGGCCTCTGAAGGATAAGCCCCGGATAACTACGCATGTTCCCGTGTGTGGTTCACACAACGAAAGCCGGACGTGGCAGATTGGCCTCTACACGTCCGGCTTTTTGGTTGTCTGCCCCCGGTCAGTGAAAAGCCGGGCCCGGTGCAACATGATCTGGCACCTGGCCCGGCTCTGGCTCACCCATCACCACTCCCGACACATCAAAGATTAAAAGATTAGTCCAGTCGTTGTACATTCTGTGCAGGAAAAGCCCTCGGAGGTGAGCAATCTACACAGTATGTATCAGGAATGTGAAGAAGGATCTATAGGGCTCGACAAGTTCCACTTCGATGGCAGCCCATTCTGTTGGCGTCAGGAACGTTGCCTTTTCCTCAGCACTCTTCGGCAATGACACTCCCTTGCAGGGATTATCGGGCCGCCGCTTGTCTCTGACCATTGAGTTGAAAGCTGACGAGAGGAGTCCATGAACGTTGGCGATCGTCTTCGATGACAGTTCCTTCGCCTGCATTGACTTGATCCAGGCCACAATGTCCCTGTACTCCACTTCGGCGGCGTCCCTCTGACCGAGCGTCGCCGCTATGTGGCATTTCAGATTGCCCTTGTAGCGTCTGATCGTGTACCCGTTTGCACTCGTCAGGAGGCCGATGTGATCCTCAATCATTCGCGTTACCGTGTAGACGCCGCTGAAGTGGTCGATTGCGTTCGCCAGCGCGGCATCAACATTGTTGCCGTGTGCCTTGAGGACGGTCAGCAGGAACTTGGCGCTCACCTCCGAATCCATCTTCTGGGTAACTGTCGCCTTGGTGTCCGGGTCAATCCACCGCACATAGTGCGTAACGGAACCGTCTTTTCTTTTTCTTGCTTCTATGTATGCCACAAAAACACTATGCGGCGATCCCCCTTGCAGGTGTCGCATTTCAGCAGACGCGCGTGGGTGAAACCAGCCTTCGCGTGGGTGGAGACACAAAAAAACCCCGGTTTCCCGGGGTCTTCTTTGTGCGCGGAGGGGGACTTGAACCCCCACCCCCTTTCGAGGACTAGCACCTCAAGCTAGCGCGTCTGCCATTCCGCCACCCGCGCAGGTGGAGTTTCGGGAACGTTTCCGCCTTCCAGCGTTTCGCGTTTCTCCGAAGCAGCGAGAAAAACTCTAACACGACTTTTCCCGAAACATCGAATCGGGCCAAATGGGTAGGCTGAGGGCAGCGAATCGGCGCTGTGCCAACCCGTCATTCCCCAGTAAGGAGCTTCCACATGCCTGATGTCCTGCCCGAGGATGAAGTTGTCCGTATCTGCCAGGAGCTCATCCGGATCGACACCTCAAACTACGGTGACGGGTCAGGGCCGGGGGAGAGGGCAGCGGCTGAGTATGCAGCCGGGCTCATCGAGGAAGTTGGCATGGAAGCCGAGATCTTCGAGTCAGCCCCCGGCCGGGCAAACGTGGTCACCCGGATGGCCGGCGAGGATCCTTCGGCCAGTGCGCTGGTGGTCCACGGCCACCTCGACGTTGTTCCCGCGCTGCGGGACCAGTGGTCGGTGGACCCATTCGGCGCCGAACTGAAGGACGGGCTCATCTGGGGCCGCGGCGCCGTCGACATGAAGGACATGGACGCCATGATCCTTGCCGTCCTGCGCAGCTTCGCCCGGACAGGCCAAAAGCCCAAGCGTGACATCATCTTCGCCTTCTTCGCTGACGAGGAAGCCGGCGGTGTCCTGGGAGCCCGCTACGCGGTCGACAAGCGCCCCGAACTCTTCGAGGGCGCCACGGAAGCCATCTCCGAGGTGGGCGGCTTCTCGGCAACCATTGGCGGGCAGCGGACCTACCTGCTCCAAACAGCGGAAAAAGGAATTTCCTGGCTGCGCCTGGTAGCACACGGCAGGGCAGGCCACGGATCCCAGATCAGCACCGACAACGCGGTGACCCGCCTCGCGGCAGCGGTAACCCGCATTGGCGAATACAAGTGGCCCATCGAACTGACACCCACCACCAGGCAGTTCCTGGACGGCGTGACGGAACTCACGGGCGTGGAGTTCGACGCCGACAATCCGGACCTCCTGCTGAACCAGCTGGGAACGGTGGCGCGTTTCGTCGGTGCCACCCTGCAGAACACCACCAACCCCACACTGCTCAAGGGCGGCTACAAGCACAACGTCATCCCCGAGTCAGCCGAAGCCCTCATTGATTGCCGCACCTTGCCCGGCCAGCAGGAGCACGTCCTCGAAATAGTTCGGGAGCTGGCAGGAACCGGAGTGGATGTCAGCTATGTCCATAACGACGTTTCCCTGGAGGTCCCCTTCGCCGGCAACCTGGTGGACTCCATGATCGATGCCCTGCACAGGGAGGACCCCGGCGCCAAGGTGCTGCCGTACACGCTCTCCGGCGGCACGGACAACAAGTCCCTCAGCCGGCTCGGCATCACCGGCTACGGCTTCGCACCGCTGATGCTGCCGGACGAGCTGGACTTCACCGGCATGTTCCACGGCGTGGACGAGCGCGTACCCGCGGACTCGCTCAAGTTCGGCGCCCGGGTGCTCAACACCCTGCTCACCAATTACTGAGCAGGCGGCCATGAGCCCGGAGGACATCCTGCCGGACGAGTTGCTGGAACGGATCCGGGGCCGGGCCGCCGGATACGACAGGGACAACGCGTTCTTCCACGAGGACCTGGAGGAGCTTGTTGAGGCCGGTTACCTCAAGCTTTTTGTCCCCGTGGACGACGGCGGAAAGGGACTTGGCCTCGCGGCGGCGGCGCAGTGCCAGCGCAGGCTGGCAACGGCTGCCCCCGCCACTGCACTGGCGGTGAACATGCACCTGGTGTGGACCGGCGTCGCCCAGGTTCTCGGCGCGCGCGGGGACGCTTCGCTGGACTTTGTCCTCAGGGAAGCTGCCGAAGGAGAAATCTTCGCCTTCGGCAACTCCGAAGGCGGCAATGATTCGGTCCTCTTCGACTCCCGCACCATGGCGCAGCCTCAGCCCGGCGGCGGCTACACCTTCACCGGAACCAAGATCTTCACCAGCCTGTCGCCGGCATGGAGCAGGCTGGGCATCTTCGGAAAAGACGCTTCCGGCAGGGATGGCGACGGCGAACTCGTCCACGGTTTCATCACACGGGAAACGCCGGGCTACCGGATCCTTGACGACTGGGACACGCTGGGAATGCGCGCCAGCCAATCCAGTACCACTGTCCTGGAGGGTGTTGCAGTCCCGGGAAACCGGATCTTCCGCAAGCTCCCGGTAGGGCCCAGCCGGGACCCGCTGATCTTCGCCATCTTCGCGTGCTTCGAGACACTGTTGGCCGCCGTCTACACCGGGTTGGGGGAGCGGGCGCTGGCCGTAGGGGTTGAGGCCGTCAAACGGCGCACCTCGTTCAAGAACGGCGGGCGCAGCTACGCGCAGGACCCGGACATCCGGTGGAAGGTCGCGGAAGCAGCCATGGCCATGGACAACCTGTACCCGCAGCTGGCATCCGTAACGGGCGACGTCGACAGCCTCGCAGACCATGGCCCGCAGTGGTTCCCGAAGCTCGTGGGCCTGAAGGTCAATGCCACGGAAACGGCACGGCGCGTTGTGGACCTGGCCATCCGGGTCAGCGGCGGATCAAGCTACTTCCGGGGCTCTGAACTCGAACGGCTCTACCGGGACGTGCTGGCGGGCATGTTCCACCCGTCCGACGACGAGTCGGCCCACAACACGGTGGCCAACGCCTGGCTGGGGCCGCTCGAAGAGTAAAGGCAGACCGTCCGCTGGACACTTTGACTATACGGTCCGCTGGACCTGCAAGACCCGGCGGCGCAGCCAGAACCTCCTGCCTCCGCCCATGTACAGCTTGCTGCGCTCCAGCTCCCACTTGCCGTATTCGGAGTGCTCCACCAGGCGGCGCCTTGCCTCGTGCAGTGAATCAACAGGGCTCACCGTCAGTACGAGGTACTCGTACTGCTTCGCATAGTCCCGTTCCCGCTGGACCGAGCTGGTGAGAAATTGTTCCTTCATTTGCTCTCCATTTTCGTCCTTTTCCGGCTAACGTGAAGTCATGAGCATCGATCCGCGTGTCGCGCTTCAGTCCTTGACCACCGCTTTGGAAGAACACCTTATAGCAGCATCGAACCGCCGCGGAGATGGGGACCCCTCCGTGGAGGCGGCGTTTTTCTCAGTTGCCGATGCCTTTGAAGTCTATGAGGACGCCCTGTACGAGGCCTACAACGAGGTCACGCCGCTCCAGGTCTTTGATGACGAGGACGACGGGGATGAAGACACCGACGTGGACGACGAGGACCTGGAAATAGTCGAGGACCGAAACCTCTGACAACAAGGCGCGCCAGAGGACCTGTGAGCAGCCAAAGCCCCTAGCGGGCTGCTGAAGCGTCCTCCAGGGCGCACGCAATCTCAGGCGGCAGGGGTGTCAGCTGGGCGTCCAGGATTTCTTTGAGCTGCGCAGGCGTGCGGGGCCCCACAATCGCGCTGGATACACCATGCTGCGATAACAGCCAGCTCAGGGACACATCCTGCGGCGTCCGACCCAGTCCTTTCGCTGCCATGCACACGGCCTCAACCGTCCTGGATGCTTGGCCGTCAAGGTACGGCTCAACGTAACCGGCTCCCGCCGCGGAAGCACCGCGGGAACCGGAAGGGATGCTGCCGCGGTACTTCCCTGTCAGCACGCCACGCCCCAGCGGCGCCCACGCCATTAGTCCCAACCCGGCATCCTCAACCGCCGGGATAAGCTCCGCCTCCGGCTTTCGCTGCAGAAATGAATATTCAGCCTGGGCGGCAACCAGCGGAAACCCTGCGATGGCCGCAGCCTTCGCCGCCTGCCACCCGGTGAAGTTCGAAATACCGGCGTAGCGGGCCCGTCCCGTCCGCACCGCAAAATCCAAGGCGGACAGCGTTTCGTCTAAAGGCACGTTGCCATCCCAGGCCTGCGCGAACCAGATGTCCACATAGTCGGTGCCGAGCCTGGCAAGGCTCGCCTCAAGGCCGCTGAGCATTGCATTACGGGAGGTGTCCACGCTGCGGCGGCCATCCGGCGTCGTCATTCCCGCTTTCGTGGAGATGGAAATCTCCGTCCGGGCCACCACGTCGCCCAGTAGGGAACCGATCATCGCCTCGGAGCGCCCGTCCGTGTACGACGCCGCCGTGTCAACATGCCGGCCGCCCGCGTTAAGGAAGGTGCGCAGCAACTCCGAAGCGTCCTGTTCGTCCGTCTCGCCGGCCCAGGTCATGGTGCCAAGGGAAAGGGCGGAAACTCGCAATCCACTGTTGCCGACGTAACGCTGCTGCATAGCAGCAAGCTTACGGGCAGAACCACTATTGCCATGCCGTAGGGTCTTAGCGTGAACTGGTTTGAGGCGGCCCTGCTGGGCCTTGTGCAGGGATTGACCGAATTTCTACCTATTTCATCAAGCGCGCACCTGAGGATTGTGGGGCAGTTCCTGCCCAATGCGGCGGACCCCGGCGCAGCTTTCACCGCGATTACCCAACTGGGAACCGAGACTGCGGTGCTCATCTATTTCCGGCGCGACATCGTCCGGATCGTGAAGGCATGGGCCGGCTCACTCGCCGGAAGGGTATCCAGGCAGGACCCCGACGCCCGGATGGGCTGGCTTGTTATCCTGGGCAGCCTCCCAATAATTGTTCTGGGCCTGCTGTTCCAGGACCAGATCGAGTCAGTGCTCCGCAGCATGTGGATCGTCGCCACCATGCTGATCGTGTTCGGCCTGCTCCTCGCCGTAGCTGACGCGGTGGGCAAGCAGGAACGTGACCTGACCTGCCTCACATACAAGCACGGCATCCTCTACGGCTTTGCCCAGGCCATGGCACTGATCCCCGGCGTGTCCCGGTCCGGCGGCACCATCACCGCCGGCCTCCTGATGGGCTACACGCGTGAAGCGGCCGCACGCTACTCCTTCCTGCTGGCAATTCCCGCCGTTTTTGGCAGTGGGCTTTTCCAGCTGTACAAGACGGTGTCCAAGGAAGGCATCACCGGCCCCTACGGCCTGCCGGAGACCGCCCTTGCCACCGTCATCGCCCTGGTGGTGGGCTACATCATCATCGGCTGGTTCCTGAAATTCGTCTCCACCCGCAGCTACCGCCTCTTCGTCTGGTACCGGATCTTCCTGGGCCTCGCGCTGTACCTGCTTCTCGGTTTCAATGTCATCAGCGCCTAGCACTAGGCTTGGCGTGTGAAATCCTGGATCTCCCGCCCTGTTCCTGACGTGCCCGGCAGCATGCCCGCCATCCGGTTGTTCGATACCGCCTTACGACGCGAGGTAGCCCTGGAATTGGACGGCCGGCCGTCCATGTACGTCTGCGGCATCACTCCGTACGACGCCACGCATATGGGTCACGCCGCCAGCTATGTCGCGTTCGACCTCCTGAACCGGGCCTGGCGGGACGCCGGCCATGAGGTGTCGTACGTCCAGAACGTCACGGACGTGGATGATCCCTTGCTGGAACGCGCCACGGCAACCGGGGTGGACTGGCAGGACCTGGCGGCAAGCCAGATTGAGCTCTTCCAGACGGATATGGAGGCACTGAACGTCCTCGCACCGGATCACTACGTCGGCGCCGTCGAATCCATCCCTTTGATCGTTCCAGAGGTGGAACGCCTCGTCAGCCTCGGGCTGGCTTACAAGGTGCAGGGCAGCAACGGTGAGCCTGACGGCGACATTTATTACGACGTCGAAGCGGCCGGCAAGCAGTCAGTGTCACCGGACGCCTGGACCCTCGGTTCCGTCTCCGGACTGGCCGAAAGCGAAATGCTGGAACTCTTCGCCGAACGCGGCGGCGATCCCGGCCGGTCCGGCAAGCGGCAGGCATTGGACCCGCTGCTGTGGCGGGTGGCGCGTGAGGGCGAGCCGAGCTGGCCGGGCGGCAGCCTCGGAGCAGGCCGGCCCGGGTGGCACATCGAGTGCACGGTGATTGCCCAGAAGTACCTGCCCTCGCCCTTCACTGTGCAGGGCGGAGGGTCCGACCTGATCTTCCCGCACCATGAGATGGGAGCGGGCCACGCCTATTCGCTGGCCGGCGTCCCGCTGGCAAAACATTATGCCCACGCCGGCATGGTGGGGCTGGACGGCGAGAAGATGAGCAAGTCCAAGGGCAACCTGGTGCTGGTGTCGAAGCTGCGTGCGGCGGGGGAAGACCCGGCGGCCGTCCGCCTGGCCATCCTCGCCCACCACTACCGTTCGGACTGGTCATGGACTGACGAAGGATTCGAGGCCGCAAAGGCAGACCTGGCGGCCTGGCGCCAGGCGCTGGACCATGCTCCCGCCGGCTCGGCTTCCGCCCTCATCGCGGAAATGCGCGCGGCCCTGGCTGCCGACCTCAACGCCCCCGCGGCGGTTGCGGCCGTCACCCGCTGGGCAGGACAGGCGAACTCGGCCGGAACCCCCGCCAGCCGCGAGGACCAGGTGTTGGTGCGGGACGCCGTCGACGCCCTCCTCGGTATCCGCCTCTGACGGAACGGGCGGTCCGGTCAGGCCCGGTCAGGGCCGGTCCTGGCCCCGGCGTTTGAGGTACCGCTCGAACTCGCGGGCAATGGACTCCCCGGTTGCTTCCGGAAGATCGGCGGTGTCCTTTGCCTCCTCAAGCTGCCGGACGTACGCCGCGATTTCGGGATCCTCGGTGGCCAGTTCGTCCACGCCGCGCTCCCAGGCGTCGGCCTCTTCCGCCAGCTCGTGCGTGTCCAGCGGCACCTGGAGCAGCTCCTCGATGCGGTGGAGGAGTGCCAGCTGTGCTTTCGGCGAAGGCGCCTGCGCAACGTAGTGCGGAACCGCGGCCCACAGCGAGACCGTGGGGATGCCAGCCAGCAGCGAAACCTCGGAGAGAACCCCCACGATTCCCACCGGCCCCTCATACTGTGACGCTTCCAGGTTCATGCGTTCCCGCAGCGGCCCGTCGTCCGAGGAAGTACTCACGGGAATGGGCCGGCTGTGGGGGACATCCGCCAGCAGTGCGCCCACCAGGATGACGTAGTCAACGTTCAGGGCTTCGGCATGGACCAGGAGTTCGGCGGTGTACGCCCGCCATTTATAGGACGGCTCAGTGCCCTGGACAAAGATGACGTCCACGTTCGAATTGGGTGCGCTGGCCTTGTAGATGCGCGTGGAGGGCCACTTGATCTTGCGTTCGCCGGCAGCGTTCCGGCGAATCGTGGGGCGCGTGAACTGGAAATCGTAGTACTCGTCCGCGTCAATGGACGCCACCTTCTTGCCGCCCCAAAGCTTGTTGAGATACCGCAGCGAGTCGCTTGCGGCCTCGCCGGCGTCATTCCAGCCTTCAAAGGCGGCAAGCATCACTGTCACGCGCTGCCCGTCAGGCACAGGCTGCAGGAACCGTTCGCGGGCAGGTCCTGCCCCCGGTTCGGTGGTGTCTCCCTCGAAGCTATTCATTTCTTCACCCTACGTCCAAGAAGCGGGGTGATGCATTGAATGAAGCGCCGAAAAAGGCAGTAAACAGCGCCGCATTCGCCGAGGGCGTAGCCACAGTCCCCGTCCAGGCTGTCCCCGTAGACTGGGTGAATGCGACAGCCAGCCACACCTTCCCCGCTCAAAGCCGTCCTTTGGGACATGGACGGCACCATAGTGGACACCGAGCCCTACTGGATCGCGGCCGAACACGCGCTGGTTGAAGCCCATGGCGGAACCTGGTCCCATGAACAGGCCATGCAGCTCGTGGGCCAGTCGCTGACGTTCTCCGCCGGGCTCCTCCAGCAGGCCGGCGTCGATCTTGGCATACGGCAAATTATCGATACCCTCACAGCCGAAGTGGTGGCCAGCGTCCGGCAGCAGGTGCCCTGGCGCCCTGGCGCCCGGGAACTGCTGGAAGACCTGCACCAGGCAGGCGTGAGGTGTGCGCTTGTCACCATGTCCGAGGGGCCCCTCGCCCGGGAAGTGGTGGCCAGCCTTCCCCGGCCGTACTTCGAGGTGGTGGTGACCGGGGATACCGTGACGCAGGGAAAGCCGCACCCGGAGGCCTACCTGACCGCCGTCGAGCTGCTGCAGGAGACCGATCCGGACCTTTTCCTGGAGCACTGTGTTGCACTCGAAGATTCAACGCCGGGAGTGGCGGCCGCTGTCGCGTCCGGGGTTGCCACCGTTGCCATTCCACACATCGTCCCGCTGCCTGAGGACGAACGGTACATCCTGTGGGAGACCCTCGCAGGCCGTTCGCTGGCTGACCTTGAAGATGTGGTCCTCGCCCGCTCCCTCTCGGACGAGTCCGGCGGGTACGAGGCCATCGGGTACGAATCCACGCAGTACGGGTCCGGCTCGTACGAATCCCTTACGTTCGAAAGCGCCGGGGCCCCGGGGACTGCCCATGACTGAGACGGCCGCCCCGGCCCGCCGTGAGGGCATACCGCTGGGACGGATTGCCGGAGTTCCAGTTGTCCTGGCATACTCCTGGTTCGTCATCGCCGCGTTCACGGTAATTGTTTATGGACCGGTACTTGACCAAAGCAACCGAGCGCTCGGCGCCAGCGCGTACATCGTCGCGTTCGCCTATGCTGTGCTGCTGCTCATCTCGGTCCTGGTCCACGAACTGGCCCATGCCCTGACGG
This genomic interval from Arthrobacter sp. SLBN-100 contains the following:
- a CDS encoding PAC2 family protein, translated to MNSFEGDTTEPGAGPARERFLQPVPDGQRVTVMLAAFEGWNDAGEAASDSLRYLNKLWGGKKVASIDADEYYDFQFTRPTIRRNAAGERKIKWPSTRIYKASAPNSNVDVIFVQGTEPSYKWRAYTAELLVHAEALNVDYVILVGALLADVPHSRPIPVSTSSDDGPLRERMNLEASQYEGPVGIVGVLSEVSLLAGIPTVSLWAAVPHYVAQAPSPKAQLALLHRIEELLQVPLDTHELAEEADAWERGVDELATEDPEIAAYVRQLEEAKDTADLPEATGESIAREFERYLKRRGQDRP
- a CDS encoding acyl-CoA dehydrogenase family protein, with translation MSPEDILPDELLERIRGRAAGYDRDNAFFHEDLEELVEAGYLKLFVPVDDGGKGLGLAAAAQCQRRLATAAPATALAVNMHLVWTGVAQVLGARGDASLDFVLREAAEGEIFAFGNSEGGNDSVLFDSRTMAQPQPGGGYTFTGTKIFTSLSPAWSRLGIFGKDASGRDGDGELVHGFITRETPGYRILDDWDTLGMRASQSSTTVLEGVAVPGNRIFRKLPVGPSRDPLIFAIFACFETLLAAVYTGLGERALAVGVEAVKRRTSFKNGGRSYAQDPDIRWKVAEAAMAMDNLYPQLASVTGDVDSLADHGPQWFPKLVGLKVNATETARRVVDLAIRVSGGSSYFRGSELERLYRDVLAGMFHPSDDESAHNTVANAWLGPLEE
- a CDS encoding DUF5703 family protein gives rise to the protein MKEQFLTSSVQRERDYAKQYEYLVLTVSPVDSLHEARRRLVEHSEYGKWELERSKLYMGGGRRFWLRRRVLQVQRTV
- a CDS encoding undecaprenyl-diphosphate phosphatase; amino-acid sequence: MNWFEAALLGLVQGLTEFLPISSSAHLRIVGQFLPNAADPGAAFTAITQLGTETAVLIYFRRDIVRIVKAWAGSLAGRVSRQDPDARMGWLVILGSLPIIVLGLLFQDQIESVLRSMWIVATMLIVFGLLLAVADAVGKQERDLTCLTYKHGILYGFAQAMALIPGVSRSGGTITAGLLMGYTREAAARYSFLLAIPAVFGSGLFQLYKTVSKEGITGPYGLPETALATVIALVVGYIIIGWFLKFVSTRSYRLFVWYRIFLGLALYLLLGFNVISA
- a CDS encoding M20/M25/M40 family metallo-hydrolase encodes the protein MPDVLPEDEVVRICQELIRIDTSNYGDGSGPGERAAAEYAAGLIEEVGMEAEIFESAPGRANVVTRMAGEDPSASALVVHGHLDVVPALRDQWSVDPFGAELKDGLIWGRGAVDMKDMDAMILAVLRSFARTGQKPKRDIIFAFFADEEAGGVLGARYAVDKRPELFEGATEAISEVGGFSATIGGQRTYLLQTAEKGISWLRLVAHGRAGHGSQISTDNAVTRLAAAVTRIGEYKWPIELTPTTRQFLDGVTELTGVEFDADNPDLLLNQLGTVARFVGATLQNTTNPTLLKGGYKHNVIPESAEALIDCRTLPGQQEHVLEIVRELAGTGVDVSYVHNDVSLEVPFAGNLVDSMIDALHREDPGAKVLPYTLSGGTDNKSLSRLGITGYGFAPLMLPDELDFTGMFHGVDERVPADSLKFGARVLNTLLTNY
- the mshC gene encoding cysteine--1-D-myo-inosityl 2-amino-2-deoxy-alpha-D-glucopyranoside ligase, whose product is MKSWISRPVPDVPGSMPAIRLFDTALRREVALELDGRPSMYVCGITPYDATHMGHAASYVAFDLLNRAWRDAGHEVSYVQNVTDVDDPLLERATATGVDWQDLAASQIELFQTDMEALNVLAPDHYVGAVESIPLIVPEVERLVSLGLAYKVQGSNGEPDGDIYYDVEAAGKQSVSPDAWTLGSVSGLAESEMLELFAERGGDPGRSGKRQALDPLLWRVAREGEPSWPGGSLGAGRPGWHIECTVIAQKYLPSPFTVQGGGSDLIFPHHEMGAGHAYSLAGVPLAKHYAHAGMVGLDGEKMSKSKGNLVLVSKLRAAGEDPAAVRLAILAHHYRSDWSWTDEGFEAAKADLAAWRQALDHAPAGSASALIAEMRAALAADLNAPAAVAAVTRWAGQANSAGTPASREDQVLVRDAVDALLGIRL
- a CDS encoding aldo/keto reductase, which encodes MQQRYVGNSGLRVSALSLGTMTWAGETDEQDASELLRTFLNAGGRHVDTAASYTDGRSEAMIGSLLGDVVARTEISISTKAGMTTPDGRRSVDTSRNAMLSGLEASLARLGTDYVDIWFAQAWDGNVPLDETLSALDFAVRTGRARYAGISNFTGWQAAKAAAIAGFPLVAAQAEYSFLQRKPEAELIPAVEDAGLGLMAWAPLGRGVLTGKYRGSIPSGSRGASAAGAGYVEPYLDGQASRTVEAVCMAAKGLGRTPQDVSLSWLLSQHGVSSAIVGPRTPAQLKEILDAQLTPLPPEIACALEDASAAR
- a CDS encoding HAD family hydrolase; its protein translation is MDGTIVDTEPYWIAAEHALVEAHGGTWSHEQAMQLVGQSLTFSAGLLQQAGVDLGIRQIIDTLTAEVVASVRQQVPWRPGARELLEDLHQAGVRCALVTMSEGPLAREVVASLPRPYFEVVVTGDTVTQGKPHPEAYLTAVELLQETDPDLFLEHCVALEDSTPGVAAAVASGVATVAIPHIVPLPEDERYILWETLAGRSLADLEDVVLARSLSDESGGYEAIGYESTQYGSGSYESLTFESAGAPGTAHD